A genomic segment from Glycine soja cultivar W05 chromosome 20, ASM419377v2, whole genome shotgun sequence encodes:
- the LOC114403534 gene encoding pentatricopeptide repeat-containing protein At5g39710-like, translating into MPFTSSTGPPTTTTTPTHSSATLPSLTSCSLTPSPPLQLTLRQPHQHVHQRSRPPRQHQGHHSLVPWSEYLHKGHCVYSCNAILGVLMRANCVNIAKAIYDQVLTEAVLELDVYTYTTMFCGLCKVGMVESARKVFEEMVSHGMNPDVKAYRVVVVNEYCKIRKPSEAVLLLREMVVRGVKPSMSSFNAVFRVLVDEGKLNKRVILLKQMPKMGCSPNFLFYCTMICGLCKVKGRMQQVEELILDMLQNGHNLDATMYNCLLAGYCQDRDEERTPKIVMT; encoded by the coding sequence ATGCCCTTCACTTCTTCAACTGGGCCTCCAACCACAACCACTACTCCCACACACTCTTCTGCTACGCTGCCATCACTGACCTCCTGCTCTCTCACTCCCTCTCCACCACTCCAACTGACTCTCCGACAACCTCATCAGCATGTTCATCAACGCTCTCGGCCACCGCGGCAACATCAGGGGCACCATTCACTGGTTCCATGGAGCGAATACCTTCACAAAGGACACTGCGTGTATTCCTGCAACGCCATATTGGGTGTCCTCATGAGGGCCAATTGTGTCAACATTGCCAAGGCCATCTACGATCAGGTTCTCACAGAAGCTGTATTGGAACTTGATGTTTACACTTATACTACCATGTTTTGTGGGTTATGCAAAGTAGGCATGGTCGAGAGTGCACGCAAGGTGTTCGAGGAAATGGTTAGTCATGGGATGAATCCAGATGTGAAAGCGTATCGGGTTGTCGTCGTCAATGAGTATTGCAAGATTAGAAAACCAAGTGAAGCAGTGTTGCTTCTGAGGGAAATGGTGGTGAGGGGTGTTAAGCCAAGTATGTCAAGCTTCAATGCAGTGTTTAGAGTTCTTGTGGATGAGGGGAAGCTTAATAAAAGAGTTATTCTTTTGAAGCAGATGCCTAAGATGGGATGTTCGCCCAACTTCTTGTTTTATTGCACAATGATATGTGGTCTTTGTAAAGTGAAGGGTAGGATGCAACAAGTTGAAGAGCTCATTTTGGATATGCTTCAGAATGGGCATAACCTGGATGCCACTATGTATAATTGCTTACTCGCAGGATATTGTCAAGACAGGGATGAAGAAAGGACACCAAAGATAGTTATGACATAA